The nucleotide sequence CGACGGGGGCAAAGGGCGTCGACGCGCTGGTGCGGCGCGTCGCCGAAGCAGGATCCAATACCTATGGCGCTTTTCTCGTCCTCGAGCTGTGGGCCGGGCCTCCAGGGAGCACCACCTTCGCGGTGCGCGGTCCGGCTGGCCCGGCGCCCGAAACGGTCGAAGCGCTCACGCGGGAGCTCGAAGAGGTCGCTCAGCTCTATCCGGGGCTCGACGTCGCGTTTCAGGAAAGTGATGAACGCGGTCCCCCTGGCGCCACCCCTATCCTCTCCATCCGCGAGAGCTGGGAGCGCGGCATCCTGTATCTGGGGCTGGAGATCCCCCCGATCTATCGCGACGGACCGGACGGTCCAGTGTACCCCCGCTTTCTCCGGCGCCTGCAACGCGCCCTTTCACGGGCGCTGCGACAGACGGCGTACGAGTTCATCCGGGTCCAGACCACCTTCGAGCTGGAAAACTATCACGCGCTGGGAACGCAGACCGTCGCCGACTTCGTCCGGGAGGCGGATCGCGCGCTGGCTGCAATCGAGCGCTCCTTTTCGCTGCTGATCCTCACCTCGCCGGTGAACATTGCCGAGGCCTGGGATCGCTTCCGCGCAGATCAATATCAGCGAGACCCGGTCTTCCACTACCGGCTGCTGCCGATGGATCCGGATCTGCTCAAGCGGCAACTCTACAACGTGCCCCTGGAGCTGATCGAGGATCCGGCCCTAGCCTACCTGATGCAGGATAAGCGCGAGGAGCTGGACCGACAGCTATCGATGCTCGGCGAACGCGGATCGCCCGACTTCCGCTTCGGCAGCATGCGCCTCTACGGAGCGGTGGATGACGAGCTCCTCGAGGTGGCGACCGAGCTGCTGCGGACCATCCCGCCGCCCCGGGGCAGGCCCGCCACCCGCGAGAGGTGGGTGGACTCGCGTGAGTTCCTGCGCGCGGCCGAAGCGGAGTTTGCCCACTATGCGCAGCGGCATCCCGCCATCCTGGATCGGAAGATCGAGATCCGGCCCGACCTGGTCGGGCTGATGGTGTCCGAAGGAAACCTGCTGATCGGCTCGCACCTGCGCATCGCGCCGAGTCGGGTCGGGGCCCTGCTCCATCACGAGGTCGGCACCCACGTGCTCACCTTCGTGAACGGCGCCGCGCAGCCGTTCGAGCAGCTGTCCCTCGGCCTGGCGGGCTACGACGAGTTGCAGGAAGGACTCGCCGTGCTCGCCGAGTACCTGGTCGGCGCCCTTGATCGGAGCAGGATGCGCCTGCTCGCCGCGCGGGTGCTGGCCGCCCACGCGGTCGAGCAGGGCGCCACCTTCGTCGAGACATTCGCTCTGCTGACAGGTGGGTACGGATTCACGCCTCGGGGCGCGTGGCACATCGTGGCCCGGGTATTCACCTGCGGGGGCTTCACTCGCGACCTGATCTACCTTCGCGGCCTCATCAGTCTGCTCGCGTATCTCCGCTCGGGTGGAGACCTGCATCCGCTCTACATCGGCAAGATCGCGCAGAGGCACATCCCGGTCGTGGAGGAGCTGCGGCATCGGCGCATCCTGCGCGCTCCGCCTCTCGTTCCGCGCTTCCTCGACGACCCCGCCGCGTTGCGCCGGCTCGAGGCGGTCAGGGCAGGGATCCCGCTGATCGCACTCGTCACAGAAGACCAGCCATGAGAATCGGGTTCGTCGTCAACGACGTGGACACCGAGGTGCCGACCGCAGCGACCGTGCTGATGGCGTGGTCGGCCGCGACCCTGGGCCACGAGGTCTTCCTCATCGGCGTGGGAGACCTCACCTACCGCACCGATGGAACGATTGCCGCCGAAGCCCGCCCCGCTCCGGAGGCCACGGATCAGAAGCGCTTCATCGAGGCGGTGCAGGGACGGGACGCGCCCCGCGAGCGCCTGGTCTGCACCGACCTGGACGTTCTCTGGCTGCGCTACAACCCGGCGGAAGGGGAAGGGGATGCCCTGTGGGAGCGGGACGCGGGCATGGCCTTCGGCCAGCTCGCCATGCATCACGGTGTGATCGTCCTCAACCATCCCTACACACTCTCCTTCGCAGTCAACAAGAGTTACCTCCAGCACTTCCCGGAGTGGGTGCGGCCGCGCACGATCATCACCCGTAACGTGGGCGAGATCCTGGACTTCTACCGCAAGGAGAAGAAGAGCATCGTGCTGAAGCCGATGCACGGCTACGGGGGCAAGGACGTCTATCTGCTGCGGGAGGACACCAGCAACCTCAAGCAGATCGTGGAGACGATCACCCGGTCCAGCTATGTGATCGCTCAGGAGTACCTACCCGAAGCCAAGAAGGGCGACGTACGATTCTTCCTCGTCAATGGCCGCCCGCTCCTGGTGGATGGGAAGTACGCCGCTCTGCGGCGGGTGGGCGCGAGTGGTGACTTCCGCAGCAACATGTCGGCGGGCGGGAAGCCGAGAGCCGTGCGCGTCACCGAGCGCATGCTGGAGATCGCCCGGGCGGTTGCGCCGCGCATCATCGCCGACGGCCTCTTCTTCGTGGGTCTGGACATCGTGGGCGATCGCCTGGTCGAGATCAACACGATCAGCACCGGCGGACTCAACGCCGCGAGCAAGCTCGCGGGCACGAACTTCGGCATCGAGGTGATCCGGGCCATCGAGCGCAAGGTGGAGTATCGCCGCGCCTATGGCCCGCGACTCACGAACCGCGAGCTGGCCACGATGGACTAGCTGCGCCGGGCCCTTACAGGGGGCTGACGCCTTGTCCGCGGCGGGGCTCGGCTCATCGAAAGCGCCCGTGCCTAAAGGGAGGTGGACTGTCGGCGCAGTCAACGCGGCACGGCCCACGGCCCTGGACCGGCGACGCGGACGAGCCCCGCCCGGCGATCGCCCGCTCACGCGCAGCGACTTGCTGCCCCGTCCGAGCCAACCGAGATTGCCTCCGCTGTCGACCCAGGAACCAGAGGCGGAGGAAAAGTGGCGACGATCGTGATCGTTCACGGGTGGTGGTCTGGCGGCTGGTACTTCCAGACCACGGCCCGAAAGCTCCGGGCATCGGGGCATGAGGTGTACACCCCGACGGTCACCGGAGTAGGGGAGCGGGTGCATCTCGCCTCCCCCGAGATCACCCTCGAAACCCATGTCCAGGACATCGTCAACGTTCTCGAATTCGAGGACCTGCGTGACGTGGTGCTGGTCGGGTACAGCTACGGCGGG is from Longimicrobiaceae bacterium and encodes:
- a CDS encoding tyrosine/phenylalanine carboxypeptidase domain-containing protein gives rise to the protein MTTTALKPSQLNEIAARIERREAVKLQLPDGGRLSLERGLPYLFVHRASEEGRDEGTVRLLGGEAAVLAATTGAKGVDALVRRVAEAGSNTYGAFLVLELWAGPPGSTTFAVRGPAGPAPETVEALTRELEEVAQLYPGLDVAFQESDERGPPGATPILSIRESWERGILYLGLEIPPIYRDGPDGPVYPRFLRRLQRALSRALRQTAYEFIRVQTTFELENYHALGTQTVADFVREADRALAAIERSFSLLILTSPVNIAEAWDRFRADQYQRDPVFHYRLLPMDPDLLKRQLYNVPLELIEDPALAYLMQDKREELDRQLSMLGERGSPDFRFGSMRLYGAVDDELLEVATELLRTIPPPRGRPATRERWVDSREFLRAAEAEFAHYAQRHPAILDRKIEIRPDLVGLMVSEGNLLIGSHLRIAPSRVGALLHHEVGTHVLTFVNGAAQPFEQLSLGLAGYDELQEGLAVLAEYLVGALDRSRMRLLAARVLAAHAVEQGATFVETFALLTGGYGFTPRGAWHIVARVFTCGGFTRDLIYLRGLISLLAYLRSGGDLHPLYIGKIAQRHIPVVEELRHRRILRAPPLVPRFLDDPAALRRLEAVRAGIPLIALVTEDQP